A stretch of Bacteroidales bacterium DNA encodes these proteins:
- a CDS encoding PHP domain-containing protein, translated as MNWLTEFPDEKKLLSKYPEILVTDVNAHLHTPYSFSAFNSIEQIFQMALKEGISAAGINDFFVTDGYSAFYEEALKTGVFPLFNIEFTGLLKKHQQQNIRINDPNNPGRCYFCGKGLDYPFQPYPTDIETINRVIELSREQIRSMIHKVNLLFSEAGSEIQFSYEGIQSKYAKNLVRERHVACAVREAVYNLSDDDSARKEFLLKIYDGKPSGADLHTIPAIENEIRSNLLKAGGKAFVEEDEATFPAIDEIIRIIRNAGGIPCYPVLLDDVKGNYTEFESSPERLSKELQSWDVNCIELIPGRNDAAALQKFVHYFHNAGFIVLMGTEHNSPGLIPLICDTRGKIPLTDAMRTIAYEGACVVAAHQYRRARRENGFQHSGDISYFLKLGNAVILHHMKTKSQKHG; from the coding sequence ATGAACTGGCTTACCGAATTTCCCGACGAGAAGAAACTTCTCAGCAAATATCCGGAGATCCTTGTGACCGATGTAAATGCCCATTTGCATACACCCTATTCTTTCAGCGCTTTCAACTCAATTGAACAGATTTTTCAGATGGCCCTGAAGGAAGGGATTTCAGCAGCCGGCATAAATGATTTTTTTGTGACTGACGGCTATTCAGCATTTTATGAAGAAGCCCTGAAAACAGGTGTATTTCCGCTTTTCAATATAGAGTTTACAGGCTTGTTAAAAAAGCACCAGCAGCAAAACATCAGGATAAATGACCCTAACAATCCCGGCAGGTGCTATTTCTGCGGTAAAGGTCTTGATTATCCCTTTCAGCCTTATCCGACCGATATTGAAACAATCAACAGGGTTATTGAATTGAGCCGGGAACAGATCCGGTCTATGATTCATAAAGTAAACCTGTTGTTCTCAGAGGCAGGATCAGAAATTCAGTTTTCCTATGAGGGTATTCAGTCAAAATATGCTAAAAACCTGGTTCGCGAGCGGCATGTTGCCTGTGCAGTGAGAGAAGCCGTATATAACCTTTCGGATGATGATTCAGCCAGGAAAGAATTTCTTTTGAAAATATACGACGGAAAACCATCGGGGGCTGATCTTCATACTATTCCTGCCATTGAAAATGAAATCAGGTCCAATCTTTTGAAAGCCGGCGGCAAGGCATTTGTGGAAGAAGATGAGGCCACGTTTCCTGCCATTGATGAAATCATCAGGATTATCCGGAATGCAGGGGGAATACCCTGTTACCCGGTACTGCTTGATGATGTAAAAGGTAATTACACAGAATTTGAAAGCTCACCTGAGAGGCTCAGCAAAGAACTGCAATCGTGGGACGTCAATTGCATTGAACTCATTCCCGGCAGAAATGATGCGGCGGCACTTCAGAAATTTGTGCATTACTTTCACAATGCAGGTTTCATTGTACTTATGGGAACTGAGCACAATTCACCGGGATTGATACCTCTGATCTGTGATACCCGTGGCAAAATCCCTTTAACTGATGCCATGCGGACAATCGCCTATGAAGGGGCGTGTGTGGTTGCCGCGCACCAATACCGGCGTGCCAGACGTGAAAACGGGTTTCAGCACTCCGGCGATATCAGCTATTTTCTTAAGCTCGGCAATGCCGTCATCCTTCATCATATGAAAACTAAATCACAAAAACATGGATAA